The following are from one region of the Melospiza melodia melodia isolate bMelMel2 chromosome 16, bMelMel2.pri, whole genome shotgun sequence genome:
- the LOC134425735 gene encoding A-kinase anchor protein 17B-like isoform X2, translated as MPEWEERKSLLAQRRVESVRLLTVLLNRVKLASQKVDPSLDVKKDNSFSETAFKDIQQELIHSLYRTHKELKHKEFKCPLTQKGSAICCEEGDVSTFHAPACHIVRTILNDASAAPSSDGLPGRDVCNSLLITVTQHGRDIQPLPARHRPALDVGHTHTVSEQDDCRKQKVYETDEFIHYLLNYYQTPHYARVCLEPKTTVNKSRWKRVVSDDGGGFDSSLSNKHGQHFRELSPVQNLHKRNCSSDSNYRLVITLGEFESTDKVLESKVRGGKLAKKLQVQRNDSLTVDTIPHAGLNHSLECTTVTHNEEFKQEDGKDEGTVPYGTRRSACRLKDLLEEISDSECFREACGGSVKRAERRDGQLHAAGVPQKDTEKM; from the exons ATGCCTGAATGGGAAGAAAGGAAATCCCTGCTAGCTCAGAGAAGAGTGGAGTCTGTCAGACTGCTTACAGTGCTGTTAAATCGTGTGAAA TTGGCAAGTCAAAAAGTGGATCCTTCACTGGATGTAAAGAAGGACAATTCATTTTCTGAAACAGCATTTAAAGACATACAGCAGGAGCTGATTCACTCCCTTTATCGTACGCACAAAGAGCTGAAACATAAGGAGTTTAAGTGCCCATTAACCCAAAAAGGTAGTGCTATATGCTGTGAGGAAGGAGATGTGAGTACCTTCCATGCACCTGCTTGTCACATAGTGAGGACAATTTTAAATGATGCCTCTGCAGCCCCGAGCTCTGATGGACTGCCTGGCAGAGATGTGTGCAACTCCCTGCTGATCACGGTCACCCAGCACGGCAGGGACATCCAGCCTCTCCCTGCAAGGCACCGCCCTGCACTGGACGTAGGTCACACCCACACAGTGTCTGAGCAAGATGATTGCAGAAAGCAAAAGGTTTATGAGACTGATGAATTCATCCATTATTTACTGAACTACTATCAGACACCACACTATGCACGTGTTTGCTTAGAGCCAAAAACCACTGTGAACAAATCCCGGTGGAAGCGAGTGGTGTCTGATGATGGTGGTGGGTTTGACAGCAGCTTGAGTAACAAACATGGTCAGCACTTCAGAGAATTGAGTCCTGTACAAAACCTCCACAAGAGAAATTGTAGCAGTGATAGTAATTACAGGCTGGTGATCACTCTTGGAGAATTTGAGTCAACAGACAAAGTGTTAGAAAGCAAGGTCCGTGGGGGCAAGCTTGCAaaaaagctgcaggtgcagaggAATGACTCACTCACTGTTGATACTATACCACATGCTGGACTGAATCATTCTTTGGAGTGCACTACTGTTACTCATAATGAGGAATTCAAACAAGAAGATGGTAAAGATGAAGGCACTGTACCATATGGAACACGTAGATCTGCTTGCAGATTAAAGGATTTGCTGGAAGAGATCAGTGATTCTGAGTGCTTTAGAGAGGCATGTGGCGGCTCAGTGAAGAGAGCAGAAAGAAG AGACGGACAGTTGCATGCAGCTGGAGTCCCTCAGAAAGATACAGAGAAAATGTAA
- the LOC134425735 gene encoding A-kinase anchor protein 17B-like isoform X1 encodes MPEWEERKSLLAQRRVESVRLLTVLLNRVKLASQKVDPSLDVKKDNSFSETAFKDIQQELIHSLYRTHKELKHKEFKCPLTQKGSAICCEEGDVSTFHAPACHIVRTILNDASAAPSSDGLPGRDVCNSLLITVTQHGRDIQPLPARHRPALDVGHTHTVSEQDDCRKQKVYETDEFIHYLLNYYQTPHYARVCLEPKTTVNKSRWKRVVSDDGGGFDSSLSNKHGQHFRELSPVQNLHKRNCSSDSNYRLVITLGEFESTDKVLESKVRGGKLAKKLQVQRNDSLTVDTIPHAGLNHSLECTTVTHNEEFKQEDGKDEGTVPYGTRRSACRLKDLLEEISDSECFREACGGSVKRAERRYEEIYSSCNKGCLSARAGERELLVCHKNVALEGQEKEISQCNSCSNSVHEGLARQCERKLKKSCKRSSSKLRYEGKKSERQSREKEKNAHKMKKKRKKLSSNLLSDECGFSETDSCMQLESLRKIQRKCKKMLHKKVKFKTHHTSMAAPDVSPHDGSPLQETLQRRGDERKLMLRREMDADVRGCPLFPLEIIQTNPFSDTFCGGEPRRGC; translated from the exons ATGCCTGAATGGGAAGAAAGGAAATCCCTGCTAGCTCAGAGAAGAGTGGAGTCTGTCAGACTGCTTACAGTGCTGTTAAATCGTGTGAAA TTGGCAAGTCAAAAAGTGGATCCTTCACTGGATGTAAAGAAGGACAATTCATTTTCTGAAACAGCATTTAAAGACATACAGCAGGAGCTGATTCACTCCCTTTATCGTACGCACAAAGAGCTGAAACATAAGGAGTTTAAGTGCCCATTAACCCAAAAAGGTAGTGCTATATGCTGTGAGGAAGGAGATGTGAGTACCTTCCATGCACCTGCTTGTCACATAGTGAGGACAATTTTAAATGATGCCTCTGCAGCCCCGAGCTCTGATGGACTGCCTGGCAGAGATGTGTGCAACTCCCTGCTGATCACGGTCACCCAGCACGGCAGGGACATCCAGCCTCTCCCTGCAAGGCACCGCCCTGCACTGGACGTAGGTCACACCCACACAGTGTCTGAGCAAGATGATTGCAGAAAGCAAAAGGTTTATGAGACTGATGAATTCATCCATTATTTACTGAACTACTATCAGACACCACACTATGCACGTGTTTGCTTAGAGCCAAAAACCACTGTGAACAAATCCCGGTGGAAGCGAGTGGTGTCTGATGATGGTGGTGGGTTTGACAGCAGCTTGAGTAACAAACATGGTCAGCACTTCAGAGAATTGAGTCCTGTACAAAACCTCCACAAGAGAAATTGTAGCAGTGATAGTAATTACAGGCTGGTGATCACTCTTGGAGAATTTGAGTCAACAGACAAAGTGTTAGAAAGCAAGGTCCGTGGGGGCAAGCTTGCAaaaaagctgcaggtgcagaggAATGACTCACTCACTGTTGATACTATACCACATGCTGGACTGAATCATTCTTTGGAGTGCACTACTGTTACTCATAATGAGGAATTCAAACAAGAAGATGGTAAAGATGAAGGCACTGTACCATATGGAACACGTAGATCTGCTTGCAGATTAAAGGATTTGCTGGAAGAGATCAGTGATTCTGAGTGCTTTAGAGAGGCATGTGGCGGCTCAGTGAAGAGAGCAGAAAGAAGGTATGAAGAAATTTACAGCAGTTGTAATAAAGGGTGCTTGTCTGCAAGAGCTGGGGAAAGAGAATTACTGGTTTGCCATAAAAATGTAGCTCTGGAAGGTCAAGAGAAGGAAATCAGCCAATGTAACTCCTGTTCTAATTCTGTCCATGAGGGCTTGGCAAGGCAGTGTGAACGTAAACTTAAAAAGTCATGCAAGAGGTCTAGTAGTAAATTAAGATatgaaggaaagaaaagtgagAGACAAtccagggaaaaggagaaaaatgctcataaaatgaagaaaaagcgAAAAAAGCTTTCTTCTAATCTTTTATCTGATGAATGTGGCTTTTCAGAGACGGACAGTTGCATGCAGCTGGAGTCCCTCAGAAAGATACAGAGAAAATGTAAGAAAATGTTGCACAAAAAAGTGAAATTCAAGACACATCACACCTCTATGGCTGCACCAGATGTTTCCCCTCATGATGGCTCACCCCTTCAGGAAACCCTCCAGAGGAGAG GAGATGAGAGGAAATTAATGTTGAGAAGAGAGATGGATGCAGATGTCAGAGGATGCCCTCTATTTCCTCTTGAGATAATTCAGACAAACCCCTTCTCAGATACTTTCTGTGGAGGAGAGCCCAGAAGAGGATGTTGA